Within Streptomyces antibioticus, the genomic segment GCCGCTCGCCATCACGCGTCCGTGCCGCAGGTGGCGCTGGCCTGGCTGCTGGCCCGCTCGCCGAACGTTCTCCTCATCCCCGGCACGGGCTCGGTCGGGCATCTGGAGGAGAACGTCGCCGCCGGCGAGCTGACGCTGAGCGCGGAGGACATCGCCGCGCTCGGCTGAGGCGTACGAGCCCGGTTTCTAGCGCGCGTTCAGGGCGCGGACCAGGTCGATGCCGCGTCCGAGGTTGTCCAACCGTGCCGCGAGCGTGTCGCCGGCCGGGTAGAGGCGGACGGTGTCCACGCCCGCGGCGCGCCAGTCCCCGAGCCGGGCGCGGACCATGTCCTCGGTGCCGATCAGGGTCGTGGCGAGGACCATCTCGTCGGTGACGAGGGCCGTGGCGCCGGCGCGGTCCCCGGCCTGCCAGCGTTCGCGGATCCGGGCGGCGACGTCGGCCCAACCCTGGCGGCTGTAGGCGTTGTTGTAGAAGTTGGTGGAACCGGAGCCCATACCGCCCAGGGAGAAGGCCAGTTCCTTCTTGCGGCTGCCGACGACCTCGGCCAACTGCCCTTCGTCCGCGACGATGTTGATCTCGGCGCCCTGGCAGACGTCCAGGTCGTCGCGGGTGCGGCCGGCGCGGGCCAGGCCGCTGTCCAGGTGGGTGAAGTAGGCGTCGTCGGCGCCCTCGGGCACGAAGCTGGTGCCGAGCCAGCCGTCGGCGATCTCACCGGTGAGTTCGAGCATCTTCGGGGACAGGGTGGCGAGATAGACCGGCACCTGCACCGGCGGCACGCTGAGCCGCATCGGGCGGCCCTCCCCGTCCGGGAGGGGGATGGTGTACTGACGGCCCTCGAAGCGGATCTTCTCGCCGCCGAAGGCGCTGCGGACGATCTCGACGGTCTCCCGCATCCGGGTCAGCGGCCGTGCGAACGGTATGCCGTGCAGGCCCTCGATGACCTGCGGTCCCGACGCCCCGAGGCCGAGGCGGAAGCGGCCGTCGGACAGGTGGGCGAGCGTCATCGCGGTCTGGGCGACGGTGACCGGGGAACGGGTGCCGAGCTGGATCACCCCCGAGCCGAGCAGGATCCGTTCGGTGCGGCCGGCCAGATAGCCCAGCGGGGACGGGGCGTCGCTGCCCCACGCCTCGGCCACCCAGCAGATGTCCAGGCCCAGCTTCTCGGCCTCCACGACGAACTCGACGATCTCGCCCCAGGCGCCGCCGGACGCCTCGACGGTGGTCGCGGTGCGCATCACATCTCCCGTTCGGCCAGCGCCTTGACGGCGGCGAGGTTGGCCTTGATCCCGGCCTCGAACTCCCGCAGCCGTACGAACACGATCTTCTGTTCCTTGTCCGGCATCGCGTCGATGGCCGCGCTGAGGCCGGAGCGGTCCGGGCCCATCTGCGCCCACTGCTCCAGCACCGTGCCCGAGCCCTCCGGGCGCAGGGTGAACCGCCATACGCTGGCCGGACGGGCGGGGTCGCCCACGGCCCAGGCGAAGCGGTGCGGCTCCTCGCAGTCGACGACCGTGCTGGCCGTCTCCCAGTCACCCAGCGCGGGGTGGGTGCTGCGTCCGAGGAAACGGTTGCCCGGCCGCGGGCCGGTCGCGCCGTCCAGCCACTCCACCTGCCGCAGTTCGGTGCTGAGCCTGGGCATCAGATGGATGTCGCTCACCAAGCCCCACAGATGCTCCGGCGGCGCGTCGATGTACGCCTCCGCGGAGACGGTGGGGGTGTCCGCGTAGACCTGTCCCGTCCACTCCATGCCGTCGATCCCCTCTCTCTCGCTCGATGACCTGCATGGTTGCCTATTAAGACTCACTCGCGCAAGGTCCGGGCGGCATGCTGTCCGGTACCGGTCGCCTGCTGAGTTTCGTCAAAGGACTCGTACCATCGGGGTATGAGGCGTACGTCGTTCGCGAACTGGCCCTGCTCGGTGGCCAGGACCATGGATCTGCTCGGTGACGCGTGGAGTCCCCTGGTGCTGAGGGAGGCGTTCTACGGGGTGCGCCGGTTCGACGCGTTCCAGCAGGAGCTGGGCATCGCCCGCAACACCCTGTCGGAGCGGCTGCGCCGACTGGTCGAGGCGGGGCTGATGGAGAAGCGCGCGTACGACACCCAGCCGGTCCGCCACGAGTACCTGCTGACCGAGTCGGGGCGTGACTTCTACGGCGTGATCCTCGCGATGACGCACTGGGGTGACCGGTGGCTGGCGGACGAGGCGGGTCCGCCGGTGATCACCCGTCACGAGACCTGCGGCCACGACGCCCACGGCGAGGTGGTCTGCTCCCACTGCAAGGAGCCCCTCGCCTGGGAGGACGTCACGGCCCGCCCCGGCCCCGGCTACCCGCGCAAGCTGCTCGACCGCCCGGACGTCCGCCGACGGTTCAAACTGGACGAGGCGGCGGAGCCTCCGGCGACCGAGGCCTGAGCCCGGACCGGATCACAGGATCCGCAGGGGACATCCGGTGCGTCCGGAGGGGTACTCGGGTCGGGCAGCCCACCACTCCCCCGAGGAGGACGACATGATCATCCTGGGCGCCATCCTGCTCGTCATCGGCTTGATCACCGGCATCGCCGTCCTGTGGACCATCGGAGTCATCCTCCTGGTCGTCGGAGCGGTCCTGTGGATCCTCGGCAGCCTGGACCACGCCGTCGCCGGCCGCCGCCACTACTGGTGACCTGAGACAGTCCCCTACCCCTCGCGCAGCACGATCGTCAGAAGAACCCGCAAGATCAGTGCCAGAGAGCCGAACCCGCTCACGCAGACCACGATCCGTGTGCAAGCAGAGTCGCTTCGTGGTCCATCACGCACAGAACTGCGCGAGCGATATGCCGAGTTCGCTTTCGGGCGGCCGCCAAGGGATTCCTCGTACGCGTTATCAATCCGTGGCCCGAATGACCGTTCTGGCTGGTGAGGGCGGTGTGGATCACACCGACAGTTACAGAACGATCACACACTTCACACTTTGGCCGCGCAGGGTGTTCTGACGCTTACACTCAGCCAGCACCCACTGAGTCGCTGGGGGGAACACCCATGCTCCGTAGATCCGCCGTTCTGCTCACCACCGCCGCCTGCTTCGCCGTCACCGGCTGCTCGTCGTCCGACAGCGCCGGCGATGCGGACGGTTCGTCGTCGCCGACACTGTCAGCCGCGGAGGCCCGTCAGGCCTGCGTGGACGCCTGGGCCATCGCGATAGGCTCCCAGCCCACCGGCTGGGCCCCCGAGATGACCGACCAGGACGCCGTGCCCGCCGAATGCCTGGGGCTGTCGGTCCAGGAGTACACGGAGTTGTTCTCCGAAGGTCTCGAACAGACCAAGAAGAAGGACCAGTAGGCAACGACCCGTAGGCAACGACCCGTAGGCGTGGACCGGTACACAAGGACCGGTGGACGCGGAAGGCCCCCGCACTCACCCCCGTCGCGAGGGCCCGCGTCCGTCAGGCCGGTGCGACCTCCCCGGCCTCCGTCGCCGTCTCGGCGCCCGACGAAGTGACCACTTCCGAGGCGCCGTTGTCACGGTCCGTGGCCCCGCTGAGGAAGGCGAGGCCCAGGCCGGCCGCGGCGAGGGCCGCGCCGACCAGGGCGGGTGAAGCCCAGCCCCACCCGGCCGAGATGGCCAGGCCGCCCAGCCAGGCACCGCCCGCGTTGGCCAGGTTGAAGGCGGAGTGGTTCGAAGCCGCCGCCATCGTCGGGGCGTTCTTCGCCTTGGCCATGAGCAGCATCTGCACCGGCGTGGTGACCATCGCACCCATCGCACCCATGACCGCGAGCGTCACCAGCGCGGGCACCGTGCTGTGGACCGTGAAGTAGAACGTCACCAGCGACGCGCCGAGCAGGGCCAGCCCGCCGTACAGCGTGGGGCGCAGGGCGCGGTCGGTCAGCGGGCCCGCGATCAGCGTGCCCACCGTCATTCCGCCGCCGTAGAGCGCCAGGACCCACGTGGTCGAGGACTCGGCGAGGCCCGTCAGGTGCGTCAGGATCGGCACCAGATAGCTGTAGACGGCGAAGAAGCCGCCGAATCCCACGACGGCGACGGCCAGGCCGAGGGCGACCTGCCGGTTGCCCATCGCCCGCAGTTCGTGCCGGATGCCCGCCTGCCGGCCGCGCGGCTGGTGGGGGACGAAGGCGGCGAGCGCGGCCAGGGCGATCAGGCCGATGACGGCGACCGCGCAGTAGGCGTACCGCCAGCCCAGTTGCTGCCCGAGCGCCGTACCGGCCGGGACGCCGACGATGTTGGCGACGGTGAGTCCGAGGAACATCCGCGACACGGCCGTCCCGGCCCGCTCGGGCGCGACCAGCCGGGAGGCGACGACGGCACCCACGCCGAACAGCGCCCCGTGCGGCAGCCCCGCCAGGAAGCGCGCGGCGAACAGCAGGCCGAAGTTGGGGGCCAGGGCGGAGGCGATGTTGCCGACCACGAACAGGCCGGACAGCAGGAGCAGGAGCCGCTTGTGGGG encodes:
- a CDS encoding LLM class flavin-dependent oxidoreductase, which gives rise to MRTATTVEASGGAWGEIVEFVVEAEKLGLDICWVAEAWGSDAPSPLGYLAGRTERILLGSGVIQLGTRSPVTVAQTAMTLAHLSDGRFRLGLGASGPQVIEGLHGIPFARPLTRMRETVEIVRSAFGGEKIRFEGRQYTIPLPDGEGRPMRLSVPPVQVPVYLATLSPKMLELTGEIADGWLGTSFVPEGADDAYFTHLDSGLARAGRTRDDLDVCQGAEINIVADEGQLAEVVGSRKKELAFSLGGMGSGSTNFYNNAYSRQGWADVAARIRERWQAGDRAGATALVTDEMVLATTLIGTEDMVRARLGDWRAAGVDTVRLYPAGDTLAARLDNLGRGIDLVRALNAR
- a CDS encoding SRPBCC family protein, producing the protein MEWTGQVYADTPTVSAEAYIDAPPEHLWGLVSDIHLMPRLSTELRQVEWLDGATGPRPGNRFLGRSTHPALGDWETASTVVDCEEPHRFAWAVGDPARPASVWRFTLRPEGSGTVLEQWAQMGPDRSGLSAAIDAMPDKEQKIVFVRLREFEAGIKANLAAVKALAEREM
- a CDS encoding winged helix-turn-helix transcriptional regulator translates to MRRTSFANWPCSVARTMDLLGDAWSPLVLREAFYGVRRFDAFQQELGIARNTLSERLRRLVEAGLMEKRAYDTQPVRHEYLLTESGRDFYGVILAMTHWGDRWLADEAGPPVITRHETCGHDAHGEVVCSHCKEPLAWEDVTARPGPGYPRKLLDRPDVRRRFKLDEAAEPPATEA
- a CDS encoding DUF6131 family protein codes for the protein MIILGAILLVIGLITGIAVLWTIGVILLVVGAVLWILGSLDHAVAGRRHYW
- a CDS encoding MFS transporter is translated as MPLALLALALVAFGIGTTEFATMGLLPQIADGVGVSVPHAGNVVSAYALGVVVGAPVLTGIGARIPHKRLLLLLSGLFVVGNIASALAPNFGLLFAARFLAGLPHGALFGVGAVVASRLVAPERAGTAVSRMFLGLTVANIVGVPAGTALGQQLGWRYAYCAVAVIGLIALAALAAFVPHQPRGRQAGIRHELRAMGNRQVALGLAVAVVGFGGFFAVYSYLVPILTHLTGLAESSTTWVLALYGGGMTVGTLIAGPLTDRALRPTLYGGLALLGASLVTFYFTVHSTVPALVTLAVMGAMGAMVTTPVQMLLMAKAKNAPTMAAASNHSAFNLANAGGAWLGGLAISAGWGWASPALVGAALAAAGLGLAFLSGATDRDNGASEVVTSSGAETATEAGEVAPA